A single genomic interval of Physeter macrocephalus isolate SW-GA chromosome 5, ASM283717v5, whole genome shotgun sequence harbors:
- the IGFBP3 gene encoding insulin-like growth factor-binding protein 3, translated as MLRARPALWTAALTALALLHGPPAARAGAGAAGTGPVVRCEPCDARALAQCAPPPPAPPCAELVREPGCGCCLTCALREGQSCGVYTERCGSGLRCQPPPGEPRPLQALLDGRGLCANASAASRLRAYLLPATPAPGNGSESEEDRSMGSTESQVLSSTHRVPDSKFHPVHTKMDVIKKGHAKDSQRYKVDYESQSTDTQNFSSESKRETEYGPCRREMEDTLNHLKFLNMLSPRGFHIPNCDKKGFYKKKQCRPSKGRKRGFCWCVDKYGQPLPGFDVKGKGDVHCYSMESK; from the exons ATGCTGCGGGCGCGCCCCGCGCTCTGGACTGCGGCTCTGACCGCGCTGGCGTTGCTCCACGGGCCGCCAGCGGCACGGGCCGGCGCGGGCGCTGCGGGCACCGGCCCCGTGGTGCGCTGCGAGCCGTGCGACGCGCGTGCCCTGGCCCAGTGCGCGCCGCCTCCCCCTGCGCCCCCGTGCGCCGAGCTTGTGCGCGAGCCGGGCTGCGGCTGCTGCCTGACGTGCGCTCTGCGCGAGGGTCAGTCTTGCGGCGTCTACACCGAGCGCTGCGGCTCCGGCCTCCGCTGCCAGCCGCCGCCCGGCGAGCCGCGCCCGCTACAAGCGCTGCTGGACGGCCGCGGGCTCTGCGCCAACGCCAGCGCCGCCAGCCGCCTGCGCGCCTACCTGCTGCCCGCGACGCCCGCGCCAG GAAATGGCAGCGAGTCAGAGGAAGACCGCAGCATGGGGAGCACGGAGAGCCAGGTCCTGAGCAGCACGCACAGGGTGCCCGACTCCAAATTCCACCCCGTCCACACCAAGATGGACGTCATCAAGAAAGGACACGCCAAGGACAGCCAGCGCTACAAGGTCGATTATGAGTCTCAGAGCACAGACACGCAGAACTTCTCGTCCGAGTCCAAGCGTGAGACGGAATAC GGGCCCTGCCGCCGGGAAATGGAGGATACGCTGAACCACCTCAAGTTCCTGAACATGCTCAGCCCCAGGGGCTTCCACATTCCCAACTGCGACAAGAAGGGCTTCTACAAGAAAAAGCAG TGCCGCCCTTCCAAAGGCAGGAAGCGGGGCTTCTGCTGGTGCGTGGACAAGTATGGGCAGCCCCTCCCGGGCTTCGACGTGAAGGGGAAAGGGGACGTGCACTGCTACAGCATGGAGAGCAAGTAG